In the Tindallia magadiensis genome, AGATGGAATGATTGTTCCTTTACATCCAGGTGCTGAAAAGTATTTTCAAGAAGTAGGCGCGATTGAATAGATCTGATGGATAAGATGATGAAAAATGAAGGTAGGAGGAGGGGCGCCTCCTCCTTTTTATCCATCTTTATGTTAGTGATAATCGTGTCTTTGCTGGTGCTCGCTTGTTCAGACTTTCGAGAAAGAGAATGGATGATCCTAATTAAGGAAAATTCGGAAGAAGCAGTTTTGTACGAAGGCCCCATTCAAGCTGGTGATGTGATCGGTTTTCACTGGATTCACTCGGTAGAGCATATTGAATGGTCAGAAACATTTCAACTGAATGAGGAAGGAAAACTTTATTTGATTGAAAGTCGATTTGCTGGATTTGGTGCAGGGATTCCTCATGAGCATCAGGATGGCTTCTATGTCGAAGAAGGAA is a window encoding:
- a CDS encoding DUF1850 domain-containing protein, translating into MILIKENSEEAVLYEGPIQAGDVIGFHWIHSVEHIEWSETFQLNEEGKLYLIESRFAGFGAGIPHEHQDGFYVEEGMVVFEPKNHQVDYYDWIHSHTALPEITYNGEIMLTGEDLPHHQSLRMIIEER